One genomic segment of Nocardia spumae includes these proteins:
- a CDS encoding M18 family aminopeptidase, which yields MSVSTTATASGLCAFVDASPSPFHVCRTVAAELAEHGFTELPEARPWTGGDATGRYFVIRGGSLVAWVGADTDPAGAFRVVGAHTDSPNLRVKQHPDLAVAGWQLVGLEPYGGAWLNSWLDRDLGISGRLTVREGNGLGERLVRIDDPLLRVPQLAIHLSEDRRGVSLDPQRHVNGIWGLGERPRSFLAHIAEQARVEVDDVLGWELMTHDLEPSRLVGRDRDLVSAPRLDNQATCYAGLRAFLTAVEHGGDVTPVLAMFDHEEVGSQSDRGAQSDLLPATLERIVLARGGGRADYLAALAGSVCASGDMAHATHPNYPDRHEPSHRIEVGGGPVLKVNQNLRYATDAVGAGAFALACAQAGVPLQRYVHRADLPCGSTIGPMTAARTGMPTVDVGAPQLAMHSARELMGAADVASYAAALAAFLIPAAAGR from the coding sequence ATGTCCGTCTCCACCACCGCGACGGCGTCCGGGTTGTGCGCCTTCGTCGACGCCTCGCCGTCCCCCTTTCACGTATGCCGCACCGTCGCAGCCGAATTGGCCGAGCACGGTTTCACCGAACTGCCGGAGGCGCGGCCGTGGACCGGTGGTGACGCGACGGGCCGCTACTTCGTCATCCGCGGGGGCTCGCTGGTGGCCTGGGTGGGTGCGGATACCGATCCCGCCGGTGCGTTCCGGGTGGTCGGCGCGCATACCGACAGCCCGAATCTGCGGGTCAAACAGCATCCCGATCTGGCCGTCGCGGGGTGGCAGCTGGTCGGTCTGGAACCCTACGGCGGCGCGTGGCTCAATTCCTGGCTCGATCGGGACCTGGGAATTTCGGGCCGGCTCACCGTCCGGGAGGGCAACGGGCTCGGGGAGCGGCTGGTGCGGATCGACGATCCGCTGCTGCGGGTGCCGCAGCTGGCCATCCATCTATCCGAGGATCGGCGTGGGGTCAGCCTTGATCCACAGCGTCATGTGAACGGGATCTGGGGCCTGGGGGAGCGGCCGCGATCCTTCCTGGCACACATCGCCGAACAGGCGCGGGTGGAGGTCGACGATGTGCTCGGCTGGGAGCTGATGACCCACGATCTGGAGCCGAGCCGGCTGGTCGGCCGTGACCGCGATCTGGTGAGTGCGCCGCGGCTGGACAATCAGGCCACCTGCTACGCCGGGCTGCGGGCATTCCTCACCGCGGTCGAGCACGGCGGCGACGTCACTCCGGTGCTGGCGATGTTCGATCACGAAGAGGTCGGCAGCCAGTCCGATCGCGGCGCGCAGTCGGATTTGCTGCCCGCGACCCTGGAACGGATCGTGCTGGCCCGTGGCGGCGGCCGCGCGGATTATCTGGCGGCACTGGCCGGTTCGGTGTGCGCCTCCGGCGATATGGCCCATGCCACCCACCCGAACTATCCCGATCGGCACGAGCCCTCCCACCGCATCGAGGTCGGCGGCGGACCGGTGCTGAAGGTGAATCAGAATCTGCGCTATGCCACCGACGCAGTGGGCGCCGGAGCCTTCGCACTGGCCTGCGCGCAGGCCGGGGTGCCGCTGCAGCGATACGTGCACCGCGCGGATCTGCCGTGCGGATCGACCATCGGCCCGATGACGGCGGCGCGCACCGGTATGCCGACCGTCGACGTGGGTGCGCCGCAGCTGGCGATGCACTCCGCGCGCGAACTGATGGGCGCCGCCGACGTGGCCTCCTACGCGGCGGCGCTGGCGGCCTTCCTGATCCCCGCCGCGGCCGGCCGGTAG
- a CDS encoding ABC transporter substrate-binding protein produces the protein MSPVIDEQLLLAAGPAANTNVYVASSLFPDVGADSGRFERYHGLHGRFAPKLTYFGNTAYEALHTLRAMAHAVGSLEVPRIRGALHDGLLLETPSGGRMYRDNHAVRPPSLIARAEGVDLRIIDTLF, from the coding sequence GTGAGCCCGGTCATCGACGAACAACTCCTGCTGGCCGCCGGGCCCGCCGCCAATACGAACGTGTATGTGGCGTCGAGCCTGTTTCCCGACGTCGGGGCCGATTCCGGCCGGTTCGAGCGCTACCACGGCCTGCACGGCAGGTTCGCCCCGAAGCTCACCTACTTCGGCAACACCGCCTACGAGGCCCTGCACACGCTGCGCGCGATGGCACATGCGGTCGGCTCGCTGGAGGTGCCGCGTATCCGCGGCGCGCTGCACGACGGACTACTGCTGGAGACGCCCTCGGGTGGACGGATGTACCGCGACAATCACGCGGTCCGGCCACCCAGCCTGATCGCTCGGGCCGAGGGCGTGGACCTGCGGATCATCGATACCCTCTTCTGA
- a CDS encoding dipeptidase → MTDEARTTALREQVRSLMPQAKTDLAQLVSYRSVADARQFPPQECHRAAQWVAEAFTELGLSDAALHETPDGSKAVVARYPAPAGAPTVLLYCHYDVQPPLDDAAWHTPVWELTERDGRWYGRGAADCKGNIVTHLTALRALRNTVGGKDYPVGITLVAEGSEEQGTGGLEAFVPGHADLLRADALLIADCGNFAVGVPTFTQTLRGNVNVLVTVETLSGPLHSGMFGGAAPDAVAALIQLLATVRDEAGNTTIAGLAADQVWDGAQYPVDRFRADAGVLDGVELLGGGTVSDMLWARPALTVLGIDVPPVVGSAAAIQPSARARLNLRIPPGTDPGAALKALTAHLESRAPWGARVRIDTEATGSPFRSGTGGPARAAMDAAFAAAYGRPTTTQGQGGSIPLCNVFADTYPDAEIMLIGVEEPKCLIHAPNESVDPGEIERMALTEALFLASYAG, encoded by the coding sequence ATGACCGACGAAGCGCGGACCACCGCCCTGCGGGAGCAGGTGCGCTCGCTCATGCCGCAGGCGAAAACGGATCTGGCCCAGCTTGTCTCGTATCGTTCGGTAGCCGATGCCCGGCAGTTCCCGCCGCAGGAGTGTCATCGGGCCGCGCAGTGGGTGGCGGAGGCGTTCACCGAGCTGGGCCTGTCCGATGCGGCGCTGCACGAAACCCCCGACGGCAGTAAGGCGGTCGTGGCCCGGTACCCGGCTCCCGCGGGTGCGCCCACAGTACTGCTGTACTGCCATTACGATGTGCAGCCGCCCCTCGACGACGCGGCCTGGCATACCCCGGTGTGGGAGCTCACGGAACGGGACGGCCGGTGGTACGGACGTGGTGCGGCGGACTGCAAGGGCAATATCGTCACCCATCTGACGGCCCTGCGGGCATTGCGGAACACGGTGGGCGGCAAGGACTATCCGGTGGGGATCACGCTCGTGGCCGAGGGCTCGGAGGAACAGGGCACCGGAGGGCTGGAGGCCTTCGTGCCCGGACATGCGGACCTGCTGCGCGCCGACGCGCTGCTGATCGCGGACTGCGGCAACTTCGCCGTCGGCGTGCCGACCTTCACCCAGACCTTGCGCGGTAACGTGAATGTCCTCGTCACCGTCGAAACGCTCTCCGGCCCACTGCATTCGGGCATGTTCGGCGGTGCGGCGCCCGATGCCGTGGCCGCGCTGATCCAGCTGCTCGCCACCGTGCGTGACGAGGCCGGCAACACCACCATCGCCGGGTTGGCGGCCGATCAGGTGTGGGACGGAGCGCAGTATCCGGTCGACCGGTTCCGCGCCGACGCCGGTGTGCTCGACGGTGTCGAGCTGCTGGGTGGTGGCACCGTCTCCGATATGCTCTGGGCCCGGCCCGCGCTGACCGTGCTCGGCATCGACGTGCCGCCCGTGGTCGGCTCGGCGGCGGCGATCCAGCCCAGCGCCCGGGCCCGGCTGAATCTCCGTATCCCGCCCGGTACCGACCCCGGCGCCGCGCTGAAAGCCCTGACCGCACACCTGGAATCGCGGGCGCCGTGGGGCGCCCGGGTGCGGATCGACACAGAGGCCACCGGGTCGCCGTTCCGCTCCGGTACCGGTGGTCCCGCGCGTGCGGCGATGGACGCCGCCTTCGCCGCCGCCTACGGCAGGCCGACCACCACCCAGGGACAGGGTGGCTCGATTCCGCTGTGCAATGTCTTCGCCGACACCTACCCCGACGCCGAGATCATGCTGATCGGCGTCGAGGAACCGAAGTGCCTGATCCACGCGCCCAACGAGAGTGTGGATCCCGGCGAAATCGAACGGATGGCTTTGACGGAGGCGTTGTTCCTGGCCTCCTATGCGGGGTGA
- a CDS encoding MBL fold metallo-hydrolase — protein MRIAHFGHSCVLVEMNGTKILFDPGTFSHGFEGITGLDAIAVTHQHPDHIDPNRIEALVDANPNARLLSDPQTAQQRGESWEAVHAGNIVNIGDLQITGGGGRHAVIHPELPVIDNTVFQLGSAEDPAQFVHPGDSLWVPPVPVGVLAVPAAAPWMKISEAVDYLRAVSPRTAIPIHYGILAPEAQGIYFGRLSEMRPADTEFALIEPEDHAQF, from the coding sequence ATGCGCATCGCCCACTTCGGTCACTCCTGCGTTCTCGTCGAAATGAACGGCACGAAGATCCTGTTCGATCCGGGCACCTTCTCGCACGGATTCGAGGGCATCACCGGACTCGACGCGATCGCCGTCACCCATCAGCATCCCGATCACATCGATCCGAACCGGATCGAGGCGCTGGTCGACGCCAACCCGAACGCCCGGCTGCTCAGCGATCCGCAGACCGCCCAGCAACGCGGCGAATCGTGGGAGGCGGTGCACGCCGGCAACATCGTGAACATCGGCGATCTGCAGATCACCGGCGGCGGCGGACGGCACGCGGTCATCCACCCCGAACTGCCGGTCATCGACAACACCGTCTTTCAGCTCGGCAGCGCCGAGGATCCGGCACAGTTCGTGCACCCCGGCGATTCGCTGTGGGTGCCGCCGGTACCGGTGGGCGTACTGGCCGTGCCCGCGGCGGCGCCCTGGATGAAGATCAGCGAGGCGGTGGATTATCTGCGCGCGGTGTCACCGCGTACCGCCATCCCCATCCACTACGGCATCCTCGCACCGGAGGCACAGGGCATCTATTTCGGCCGGTTGTCCGAAATGCGCCCGGCCGATACCGAATTCGCGCTCATCGAACCCGAGGATCACGCGCAGTTCTGA
- a CDS encoding glycosyltransferase 87 family protein, which translates to MNDRSRVADPDELPVTTPSGRSAGALTTRQRRLLMIAIALFVVSAIVSVVAHIWHGYIDLQVYRNGARTWIDGGDLYGPMPKVLGIGLPFTYPPLAALFFAPLALMPLGAAEWLVLLTSMASLAVTLWLVLTRIRPSMDRSTRLILLLGALAVLGLSEPVRQTYNFGQINMVLMAAVALDALVRKPPWPRGMLIGITVSVKLIPAGYLLYFLLRKDWRACLTLIGSAIGAIAVGFLLFPHDSIEYWFHTLVDTGRIGPPQFAGNQSLKGFAFRLGVSDPAATTIWIVLSLIAIGLAALWMKRLLDNGHNVSALLVNSAAVLLVSPVSWSHHWVWIAPALLVAGDQIARMPTADAPGAPPGRAARRRRLWIALTAAITVMFMVGPQWVLPHNADRELGWSWWEQIIGSSYVLVTFAALVIAAIAYRPAAAGIRKAASAAA; encoded by the coding sequence GTGAACGATCGATCCAGGGTCGCCGATCCGGACGAATTGCCCGTGACCACGCCATCCGGGCGCTCGGCCGGAGCGTTGACGACCCGGCAGCGGCGGTTGCTGATGATCGCGATCGCCCTGTTCGTCGTCTCGGCGATCGTGTCCGTCGTCGCCCACATCTGGCACGGCTATATCGATCTGCAGGTCTACCGCAACGGCGCACGCACCTGGATCGACGGCGGTGACCTGTACGGGCCGATGCCGAAGGTGCTGGGTATCGGCCTGCCCTTCACCTATCCGCCGCTCGCGGCGCTGTTCTTCGCACCACTGGCGCTGATGCCGCTGGGCGCGGCCGAATGGCTGGTCCTGCTCACCTCGATGGCGAGCCTGGCCGTCACGCTGTGGCTGGTGCTGACTCGGATCCGGCCCTCCATGGATCGATCCACCCGGCTGATCCTGCTGCTCGGCGCGCTCGCTGTCCTCGGCCTGTCCGAGCCGGTGCGCCAGACCTACAACTTCGGTCAGATCAATATGGTCCTGATGGCCGCGGTGGCGCTGGACGCGCTGGTGCGTAAGCCTCCGTGGCCGCGCGGCATGCTGATCGGCATCACCGTGTCGGTGAAACTGATTCCCGCCGGCTACCTGCTGTACTTCCTGTTGCGCAAGGATTGGCGGGCCTGCCTGACCCTGATCGGATCGGCCATCGGCGCGATCGCGGTGGGTTTCCTGCTGTTCCCGCATGATTCGATCGAATACTGGTTCCACACGCTGGTCGACACCGGCCGCATCGGCCCGCCGCAGTTCGCGGGAAATCAGTCCCTCAAGGGTTTCGCGTTCCGCCTCGGCGTCTCCGATCCGGCCGCGACGACCATCTGGATCGTGTTGTCGCTCATCGCGATCGGATTGGCCGCCCTCTGGATGAAACGACTCCTCGACAACGGCCACAACGTGTCCGCGCTGCTGGTGAACTCGGCCGCGGTACTGCTGGTGTCCCCGGTGTCGTGGTCACATCACTGGGTGTGGATCGCGCCCGCTCTGCTGGTCGCCGGTGATCAGATCGCCCGGATGCCGACGGCGGACGCCCCCGGCGCCCCGCCCGGACGGGCCGCGCGCCGACGACGCCTGTGGATCGCCCTCACCGCCGCGATCACGGTGATGTTCATGGTCGGCCCGCAGTGGGTGCTCCCGCACAACGCCGATCGCGAACTCGGCTGGTCGTGGTGGGAGCAGATCATCGGCAGCAGCTATGTGCTGGTGACGTTCGCCGCGCTGGTGATCGCGGCGATCGCCTACCGGCCGGCCGCGGCGGGGATCAGGAAGGCCGCCAGCGCCGCCGCGTAG
- a CDS encoding YiaA/YiaB family inner membrane protein yields MSTPTQQKSSPAFLAQAAIAFGVSFAAATIGIIYLPLDIWQRGFLLMTTLFMVSSAFTLAKVIRDQFESTRVHQRIDDARVEKLMAEHDPFRV; encoded by the coding sequence ATGAGCACTCCCACCCAGCAGAAGAGCAGCCCCGCCTTCCTCGCCCAGGCCGCGATCGCCTTCGGCGTCAGCTTCGCCGCCGCCACCATCGGCATCATCTATCTGCCGCTGGACATCTGGCAGCGCGGATTCCTGTTGATGACGACGCTGTTCATGGTCTCCAGCGCCTTCACCCTGGCCAAGGTGATCCGCGATCAGTTCGAATCGACGCGGGTGCACCAGCGCATCGATGACGCCCGGGTCGAGAAGTTGATGGCCGAACACGACCCGTTCCGGGTGTGA
- the purQ gene encoding phosphoribosylformylglycinamidine synthase subunit PurQ, with protein MTSTARIGVITFPGTLDDVDAARAVRLAGAEAVSLWHADADLKGVDAVIVPGGFSYGDYLRAGAIARFAPVMGKVVEAAGKGMPVLGICNGFQVLCEAGLLPGALTRNEGLHFVCRDQWLRVESTATVWSSRYDADAQILIPVKNAEGRYQASEQVLDELEGEGRVVFRYAGDNPNGSQRGIAGIASADGRVVGLMPHPEHATEPLTGPSDDGLGIFLSVLDSLVTA; from the coding sequence GTGACCAGCACTGCGCGTATCGGTGTCATCACCTTCCCGGGCACGCTCGACGATGTCGATGCGGCGCGTGCGGTCCGCCTGGCCGGTGCCGAGGCCGTGAGCCTGTGGCATGCCGATGCCGACCTCAAGGGCGTCGACGCGGTGATCGTGCCGGGCGGGTTCTCCTACGGTGACTATCTGCGGGCCGGCGCCATCGCGCGGTTCGCGCCGGTGATGGGCAAGGTCGTCGAGGCCGCCGGTAAGGGTATGCCGGTACTGGGGATCTGCAACGGCTTCCAGGTGCTGTGCGAGGCCGGGTTGCTGCCCGGCGCGCTGACCCGCAACGAGGGTCTGCACTTCGTCTGCCGCGATCAGTGGCTGCGGGTGGAATCCACCGCGACGGTGTGGTCCTCGCGCTACGACGCGGACGCGCAGATCCTGATCCCGGTCAAGAACGCGGAGGGCCGCTATCAGGCCTCGGAGCAGGTGCTCGACGAGTTGGAGGGTGAGGGCCGGGTGGTGTTCCGCTACGCGGGCGACAACCCGAACGGCTCGCAGCGTGGAATCGCGGGTATCGCCTCGGCCGACGGCCGCGTCGTCGGCCTGATGCCGCATCCCGAGCACGCCACCGAACCGCTGACCGGCCCGAGTGACGACGGACTGGGGATATTCCTGTCGGTGCTCGACAGCCTCGTCACCGCCTGA
- a CDS encoding ABC transporter substrate-binding protein: MFSFDESPDDVVEVLNIVPLQGPAGIVAPSCEAAISLAAKEINSGTGILGREVRVTTLDGGRSPAAVADEVSALLATGLIDAITGWHISAVRQAVAQVTAGRVPYLFANVYEELPNEPAEVVMIGEAPSGHILG, from the coding sequence ATGTTCTCCTTCGACGAGAGCCCGGACGACGTGGTAGAGGTCCTGAATATCGTGCCGCTACAGGGGCCGGCGGGAATTGTCGCGCCGTCCTGTGAAGCCGCGATTTCCCTGGCCGCGAAAGAAATCAACAGCGGCACCGGAATTCTGGGCCGGGAAGTCCGGGTCACCACACTCGACGGCGGCCGCAGCCCCGCCGCGGTCGCCGACGAGGTCTCGGCGCTGCTGGCGACCGGCCTGATCGACGCCATCACCGGATGGCACATCTCGGCGGTCCGCCAGGCCGTCGCCCAGGTCACCGCGGGCCGGGTCCCGTATCTGTTCGCCAACGTGTACGAGGAGTTGCCGAACGAACCGGCCGAGGTGGTGATGATCGGCGAGGCCCCCAGCGGCCACATCCTGGGGTGA
- the purS gene encoding phosphoribosylformylglycinamidine synthase subunit PurS: protein MARVVVEVMPKAEILDPQGQAIVGALGRLGFPGVSDVRQGKRFELDIDESVSDAELEKIAEGLLANTVIEDWKVVRLP from the coding sequence GTGGCACGAGTTGTGGTCGAGGTGATGCCGAAGGCCGAGATCCTGGATCCGCAGGGTCAGGCCATCGTCGGCGCGCTCGGACGCCTGGGTTTCCCGGGTGTGTCGGATGTGCGGCAGGGCAAGCGGTTCGAACTCGATATCGACGAGAGCGTCAGCGATGCGGAACTCGAGAAGATCGCCGAGGGCCTGCTCGCCAATACGGTGATCGAGGACTGGAAAGTGGTGCGGCTGCCGTGA
- the purL gene encoding phosphoribosylformylglycinamidine synthase subunit PurL — MTVHVDTVSAAAATPDTPQPYKELGLKDDEYARIRDILGRRPTDAELAMYSVMWSEHCSYKSSKVHLRYFGQTTTDEMRASMLAGIGENAGVVDIGDGWAVTFKVESHNHPSYVEPYQGAATGVGGIVRDIMAMGARPIAVMDQLRFGAADHPDTRRVVDGVVRGVGGYGNSLGLPNVGGETVFDPSYQGNPLVNALCAGVMRVEDLHLAFASGTGNKIVLFGARTGLDGIGGVSVLASDTFSGDESGSGRKKLPSVQVGDPFAEKVLIECCLELYHAGLVVGIQDLGGAGLSCATSELAAAGDGGMRVDLDRVPLRAANMTPAEILSSESQERMCAVVTPENVEAFMAVCHKWDVLATVIGEVTDGDRLVVKWHGETVVDVPPRTVAHEGPVYERPVQRPEEQDALVADTTAALDRPKSGDELRATLLRLLASPQLCSRKWIVEQYDRYVRGNTVLAEHADAGVIRIDEESGRGIALATDASGRYTKLDPYTGAQLALAEAFRNVASTGATPKAVTNCLNFGSPEDPGVMWQFQQAVRGLADGCVALGIPVTGGNVSFYNQTGQTAILPTPVVGVLGVIDDVHRRIPTGLGSEPGETLILLGETRDEFDGSIWSQVVHDHLGGVPPRVDFAREQLLAEVLTAGSRDGMISAAHDLSEGGLIQAVVEAALSGETGCRILLPSGDDPFVTLFSESAGRVLVAVPRSEETRFTKMCTARELPWVRIGVVDQGSDSVEVQGQFSITMDELRATYEATLPGLFGATAE; from the coding sequence GTGACTGTCCACGTCGACACCGTCAGCGCCGCCGCAGCCACCCCGGATACCCCGCAGCCATATAAGGAGCTGGGTCTCAAGGACGACGAATACGCCCGTATCCGAGACATTCTCGGCCGCCGTCCCACCGATGCCGAACTCGCGATGTACTCGGTCATGTGGAGCGAACACTGCTCCTACAAGTCCTCCAAGGTGCATCTGCGCTACTTCGGGCAGACCACGACCGACGAGATGCGCGCTTCCATGCTGGCCGGTATCGGTGAGAACGCGGGCGTGGTGGACATCGGTGACGGCTGGGCGGTCACCTTCAAGGTGGAAAGCCACAATCACCCGTCCTACGTCGAGCCGTATCAGGGTGCGGCCACCGGCGTCGGCGGCATCGTGCGCGACATCATGGCGATGGGCGCGCGTCCGATCGCGGTGATGGATCAGCTGCGCTTCGGTGCGGCCGACCACCCCGACACCCGTCGCGTGGTCGACGGTGTCGTGCGCGGCGTCGGCGGCTACGGCAACTCCCTCGGTCTGCCCAATGTCGGCGGCGAGACCGTCTTCGATCCGTCTTACCAGGGAAATCCGCTGGTCAACGCGCTGTGTGCGGGCGTGATGCGGGTGGAGGATCTGCATCTGGCCTTCGCGTCGGGCACCGGCAACAAGATCGTGCTCTTCGGTGCGCGCACCGGACTCGACGGCATCGGCGGTGTCTCCGTCCTGGCCTCGGACACCTTCTCCGGTGACGAATCCGGTTCCGGCCGTAAGAAGTTGCCGAGTGTGCAGGTCGGTGATCCCTTCGCCGAGAAGGTGCTGATCGAGTGCTGTCTCGAGCTGTACCACGCCGGCCTGGTGGTCGGCATCCAGGATCTCGGCGGTGCCGGATTGTCCTGTGCCACCTCGGAACTGGCGGCCGCCGGCGACGGCGGTATGCGCGTCGATCTGGACCGGGTGCCGCTGCGCGCGGCGAATATGACGCCCGCGGAGATCCTTTCCAGCGAATCGCAGGAACGGATGTGCGCCGTGGTGACGCCGGAGAACGTCGAGGCGTTCATGGCCGTCTGCCACAAGTGGGATGTACTGGCCACCGTGATCGGTGAGGTCACCGACGGCGACCGGCTGGTCGTGAAGTGGCACGGCGAAACCGTCGTGGACGTCCCGCCGCGCACCGTCGCCCACGAAGGCCCGGTCTACGAGCGTCCCGTGCAGCGTCCCGAGGAGCAGGACGCGCTGGTCGCCGACACCACCGCCGCCCTGGACCGGCCGAAGTCCGGTGACGAACTGCGCGCGACCCTGCTCAGGCTCCTCGCCAGCCCGCAGCTGTGCAGTCGCAAGTGGATCGTCGAGCAGTACGACCGCTACGTGCGGGGCAATACCGTGCTGGCCGAGCACGCCGATGCCGGTGTGATCCGCATCGACGAGGAGTCCGGCCGCGGTATCGCCCTGGCCACCGATGCCTCGGGCCGCTACACCAAACTCGACCCCTACACCGGCGCGCAGCTGGCCCTGGCCGAGGCCTTCCGCAATGTGGCCAGCACCGGCGCCACCCCGAAGGCCGTCACCAACTGCCTGAACTTCGGCTCCCCCGAGGATCCGGGTGTGATGTGGCAGTTCCAGCAAGCCGTGCGCGGCCTCGCGGACGGCTGTGTGGCCCTGGGCATTCCGGTCACCGGCGGTAACGTCAGCTTCTACAACCAGACCGGGCAGACCGCGATCCTGCCGACCCCGGTCGTCGGTGTGCTCGGCGTGATCGACGATGTGCACCGCCGCATCCCGACCGGCCTGGGCAGTGAACCCGGTGAGACGCTGATCCTGCTCGGCGAGACCCGTGACGAATTCGACGGCTCCATCTGGTCGCAGGTCGTGCACGATCACCTGGGTGGTGTCCCGCCGCGGGTCGACTTCGCGCGCGAACAGCTGCTGGCCGAGGTGCTGACCGCCGGTTCCCGCGACGGAATGATCAGCGCCGCACACGATCTCAGCGAGGGCGGATTGATCCAGGCGGTGGTGGAGGCGGCGCTGTCGGGTGAAACCGGTTGCCGCATCCTACTTCCCTCGGGGGACGACCCGTTCGTCACCTTGTTCTCCGAGTCGGCGGGCCGCGTTCTGGTCGCGGTCCCGCGTTCGGAGGAGACCCGCTTCACCAAGATGTGCACCGCCCGCGAACTGCCGTGGGTGCGCATCGGCGTGGTGGATCAGGGCTCGGATTCGGTCGAGGTGCAGGGCCAGTTCTCGATCACCATGGACGAGCTGCGCGCCACCTACGAGGCCACGCTGCCCGGACTGTTCGGCGCCACCGCGGAGTGA
- a CDS encoding MarR family winged helix-turn-helix transcriptional regulator, with the protein MSTMVSGVATLHGALRAAERGWLRHLDAALCARQLTADQWAMLSNLSDRSGITMSELAVRAQLAPSSATRHADALAERGLIFRIAAEDDRRRILIGLTHRGTDLVDSVREQEALAEEELRKRIGARNHAELLRLLELMIETQSD; encoded by the coding sequence ATGTCGACCATGGTAAGCGGCGTCGCCACGCTGCACGGGGCGCTGCGGGCTGCGGAACGCGGTTGGCTGCGTCATCTCGACGCCGCGTTGTGCGCCCGGCAGTTGACCGCCGACCAGTGGGCGATGCTCTCGAATCTGTCCGACCGTTCCGGCATCACGATGAGTGAGCTGGCGGTTCGCGCCCAGCTCGCGCCCTCCTCGGCCACCCGTCATGCCGATGCCCTGGCCGAGCGCGGCCTGATCTTTCGCATCGCCGCCGAGGACGATCGCCGGCGCATTCTCATCGGTCTGACCCATCGCGGGACGGATCTGGTGGATTCCGTGCGTGAGCAGGAAGCGCTCGCCGAAGAGGAATTGCGTAAACGAATCGGCGCGCGAAATCACGCGGAATTGCTGCGTTTGCTCGAGCTGATGATCGAGACTCAGTCCGACTGA